In the Ignavibacteriales bacterium genome, AATTGCTTGAGGATATCTCCGATCTTGAAAAAGCAAAAAAAGTACGAGGCAAAAGTTTTTCCATTGAACAATATTTAAAAAAGCGTGGCTTATAAAATAATAATTAAACCGTCAGCTATTAAAGACCTGGATATTCTCCCCGATGTTGAATTAAACAAAATTCTAACCCGCATCAATCAGCTTAAAGAAGAACCGCGCCCAATTGGTATTCAGAAACTTACAGATAAAGAAGGTTATCGTATTCGTTCAGGTAATTATCGTGTGCTTTTTGAAATAAATGATAAGCTGAAATCCGTCTTGATTTACAGGATAAAACACAGGAAAGATATTTATAAATAAATTCTTTTTCTTCAACTGCTTGCATCATATTTACTTTTCATCTCTTCAATTATCATAACCGTTTCCACACTTACTTTACAAACACGCTTTAGCAAATCGATTACGCGCTCTTTGTAAGCAGCAAACTTGTAAGTGTTAAATTTGGCGCGCACAGTTGGATCTTTAATTTTCTTTCTCTTCTTTTCTTCCGTTATTCTTAAACGGTATGGAGTAATTTAAGTAGGATAATATTTTTCTTTTTCACCTTAAGAAAAATTTTAATAATTTCATTTTTGAAATTCCTTCTTTACACAATTTTTGTTGTGAAATTATGCTACTCAAAATAAAGGTGTAAAAATGTTATTGATTAAAAAAGTAATTTGGATTTTTGGTTTCCTCTCCTTCCACTTTTCAATTCAACTTTACTCACAGGATATCCAGCGCTACAGGGATGATGCTAAGGGAGACCTCCAATATCGCAGACAGGGAATTATGGATGGTAACCTTGTCAGAACTCTCTTTGATAATTGCGGTATGATTGGACAATGGCCAAACCAACCATCAGGCGAATGGCCTAAAGCAAGCGGACACTCATATCTTGATGGTCTTTGTGTTCTTATTGCATCTGAAGTAAAAGCACCAGGGAATGAACAAATTATTCATCCGTTGGAAACATATTACAGGGAATGGGTTGATAAAGATCCTGTAACCGGAGCATTGTGGACTTTAACTCCGGTACCAGGATACGCAAATCCAAATTCACAAACACCTGCCATTAGCGCCGATCCAAATAGTTGGCCTTCCGAATGGCCAGCCGCATTAGGCTTAGGTTCTGATTGGAATGGAAGCTGGTATGGTTATTTTGGCAAAAATATTCTCAACGCCGATTTAGAAACTTTCTATGTAATGGATGATTCAAAAGATTATGAATGGACGCGGCAGCCTTACAATTTTTTTCCAATAGCCTCTGATTTGGCAAGAGGTGGGCTGGGACTAAGAGTTGAAGTAAGAGGCTTTCAATGGTCTAATCCTTTAACGGCGGATGTTATTTTTTGGCAATATGATGTAACTAATATTTCAGATAATGATTACGATAATACTTGTTTCGGCATTTTTACAGATCCAGGTGTGGGCGGCATTTATGATTCCGGAGATGATTGTGGTTCTTTTGATACAGAACTTGATTTGGTTTATGCATTTGATTCCAATGGTTTTGGAGTGCCAAATAATTGGAAAACAGGTTTAATTGGTTATGCTTATTTGGAAAGCCCAGGAAATCCATGGGATGGATTTGACAATGATGTAGATGGAATGATAGATGAAAGGCAAGATGATGGAATTGATAATGATAATGATTGGAAAGTTATCACAGATGATGTCGGTACAGATGGTCTCCCTAATACCTATGATTTCGGTGAAGGTGATGGTATGCCTTCAAATGGTGAACCCAATTTTGATAAAACAGATAAACATGAATCTGATCAGATTGGGTTAACGGCAGTTTCTATTTACCGTCTAGGTGATGGAGGTGTGGGTGGCGGATGGCCTAAAGACGATGAAACTATGTGGTTAAAAATGCAAGCAGGAACGTTTGATACTTCGTTGCAGAATTCAAATATCAGCATCGTTTTTTCTTCTGGTACTTTTCCGTTTAAACAAGGCAGCAGAGAAAAGTATTCGATGGCATTACTTTTTGGCGAAAACTTTGATGACCTTGCGTTAAATAAAAACAATGCGCAAAGTATTTATGATAGAAATTATAACTTTACTCCGGATTCTACCACAAATGTTAATGAGGAATCTTCAAACAATTGCAATAAATATTCTATACTACAGAATTATCCCAATCCTTTTAATCCAACAACAACAATAAACTATAATTTACAATCAGATGGAATTGTAACAGTAAAGATTTTCGATATGCTTGGAAGAGAAGTAAAAACTTTAGTTAATGATTATAAAAATGCTGGCAGTTACTCGGTTGTTTGGGATGGTAAAGATAATTATACCAATGAAGTTTGTTCTGGGATTTACTTTTATGATATCAAATTTGGAGATAATGTGATAACCAAGAAGATGATTCTAATTAGATAGAGATAAGTCTTATCCCAGGCGGGGCGTAATGTTCCGCCTGCCAGATTATTATTAATTCCAGTTCATCAACTACTGGTAATTCCTTATTAATTTTGCATCGTTTTTATCCGCCACCCAAAAATATAAAGTTCGATTCTTGTAAAAGTATTATTTCATCTATATTTTTTGAAACCATTTCTTACGGGTAGTTGTACAAAAGAAGTAATTTTATAAAATTCAAAGCGAGGTTAACATTTTGGATATTACAGCTTTAAATGAAAAAATAAAAAACGAAAGTGCTTTCGTCGATTTACTGATGAATGAAATTGGCAAAGTGATAGTTGGGCAAAAGGCTATGGTTGAACGACTTGTTGTTGGTTTGCTTGCCAATGGACATATTCTTCTGGAAGGTGTGCCTGGATTAGCTAAGACGCTTGCAATAAAATCGCTGGCTGCGGCAATGAAAGCTAAGTTCCAGCGAATTCAATTCACTCCCGATTTGCTGCCTGCAGATTTAATCGGTACAATGATTTACAACCAAAAGGATGGAAATTTCTTTATTAAGAAAGGCCCGATCTTCGCAAATTTTATTCTTGCTGATGAAATAAATCGTGCCCC is a window encoding:
- a CDS encoding T9SS type A sorting domain-containing protein, with protein sequence MLLIKKVIWIFGFLSFHFSIQLYSQDIQRYRDDAKGDLQYRRQGIMDGNLVRTLFDNCGMIGQWPNQPSGEWPKASGHSYLDGLCVLIASEVKAPGNEQIIHPLETYYREWVDKDPVTGALWTLTPVPGYANPNSQTPAISADPNSWPSEWPAALGLGSDWNGSWYGYFGKNILNADLETFYVMDDSKDYEWTRQPYNFFPIASDLARGGLGLRVEVRGFQWSNPLTADVIFWQYDVTNISDNDYDNTCFGIFTDPGVGGIYDSGDDCGSFDTELDLVYAFDSNGFGVPNNWKTGLIGYAYLESPGNPWDGFDNDVDGMIDERQDDGIDNDNDWKVITDDVGTDGLPNTYDFGEGDGMPSNGEPNFDKTDKHESDQIGLTAVSIYRLGDGGVGGGWPKDDETMWLKMQAGTFDTSLQNSNISIVFSSGTFPFKQGSREKYSMALLFGENFDDLALNKNNAQSIYDRNYNFTPDSTTNVNEESSNNCNKYSILQNYPNPFNPTTTINYNLQSDGIVTVKIFDMLGREVKTLVNDYKNAGSYSVVWDGKDNYTNEVCSGIYFYDIKFGDNVITKKMILIR
- a CDS encoding type II toxin-antitoxin system RelE/ParE family toxin gives rise to the protein MAYKIIIKPSAIKDLDILPDVELNKILTRINQLKEEPRPIGIQKLTDKEGYRIRSGNYRVLFEINDKLKSVLIYRIKHRKDIYK